From one Rosa rugosa chromosome 4, drRosRugo1.1, whole genome shotgun sequence genomic stretch:
- the LOC133745355 gene encoding vacuolar-processing enzyme-like translates to MRGQYCSSGVFLVLLTIFGVSSAQLPKLMPQEFPKDFIIHVDRGSSNSDTNGTRWAVLVAGSMGYGNYRHQADVCHAYQILKKGGLKDENIIVFMYDDIANNPENPRPGVIINKPDGDDVYHGVPKDYAGENATAANLYAVILGDKSNLSGGSGKVLNSGPNDNVFIYYTDHGGPGIVGMPEGDFVYANDLVDVLIKKHEANAYKNMVFYLEACESGSMFEGLLPTNISIYATTASNATENSWGTYCPDMTPPPPPEYDTCLGDLYSISWMEDCDLQDLRQESLEEQYQSVKWRTVNNTYGSHVMQYGNMYQTSDLVSFYLGANDNSSSIESKSPESILEVVDNRDADLLHLWHKFQRAPAGSEMKQEAKRVLDDEISSRQRIDHNINQIEQLVLGYSSNSVRPGGQALVDDWDCFKTVVKTYEKHCGSLSNYGMKHTRVFANMCNAGISVEQVVAASARTC, encoded by the exons ATGAGAGGGCAGTACTGTTCCAGTGGAGTATTTTTGGTACTGCTTACCATCTTTGGTGTGAGCAGTGCTCAACTTCCCAAGTTGATGCCACAAGAATTTCCGAAGGATTTCATTATTCATGTTGATAGGGGCTCTAGCAACAGTGACACAAATGGAACAAGATGGGCAGTTCTAGTTGCTGGGTCTATGGGTTATGGAAACTATAGGCATCAG GCTGATGTGTGTCACGCATATCAAATTTTGAAGAAAGGTGGACTGAAAGAtgaaaacatcattgttttcatGTACGATGACATTGCAAACAACCCTGAGAATCCAAGGCCTGGTGTCATCATCAACAAGCCCGACGGCGATGACGTCTACCATGGAGTTCCCAAG GATTACGCAGGAGAGAATGCTACTGCTGCTAATCTTTATGCTGTCATTCTTGGAGATAAATCTAATCTCTCTGGGGGTAGTGGCAAGGTTCTGAACAGCGGGCCAAACGACAATGTCTTTATCTATTACACCGACCATGGCGGGCCTGGGATAGTCG GGATGCCTGAAGGCGATTTCGTCTATGCCAATGATCTGGTTGATGTTCTGATAAAGAAGCATGAAGCTAATGCATACAAAAATATG GTATTTTACCTTGAAGCTTGTGAATCCGGGAGTATGTTCGAGGGTCTACTGCCGACAAATATAAGCATCTATGCAACCACAGCATCAAATGCAACTGAGAATAGTTGGGGAACGTACTGCCCTGATATGACTCCTCCCCCACCTCCTGAATATGACACTTGCTTGGGTGATTTGTATAGTATTTCTTGGATGGAGGACTG TGACTTACAAGATTTGCGCCAAGAGTCTCTGGAAGAGCAATATCAATCG GTTAAATGGAGAACAGTAAACAATACTTATGGTTCTCATGTTATGCAATATGGAAATATGTATCAAACCTCAGATTTAGTATCCTTTTACTTGGGTGCAAATGATAACTCTTCCTCCATTGAAAGCAAATCGCCAGAGTCAATCTTAGAAGTTGTTGACAATCGCGATGCAGATCTTCTTCATCTTTGGCACAAG TTCCAACGCGCACCCGCTGGCTCTGAAATGAAGCAGGAAGCTAAAAGGGTCCTAGATGATGAAATTTCAAGTAGGCAGCGCATTGACCACAACATAAACCAAATCGAACAACTTGTGTTGGGATATTCAAGTAACTCTGTTCGTCCTGGGGGGCAAGCTCTTGTTGATGATTGGGACTGCTTTAAGACAGTC
- the LOC133745356 gene encoding vacuolar protein sorting-associated protein 25, with amino-acid sequence MQKLGDYKLPQFFNYPPYFTLQPVRDTREKQIQLWKELILDYCRTQKIFVIGLEEDFPLFSNPVIERSLSHEAREAFLSILVSDGRAEWLDKRHRKCLILWHRIQEWANIILNFVKENGLEDSVMTVEEIRSGIESRGTELHGIDRTILMRALKLLEQKGKLAIFKGTTADDEGVKFSI; translated from the exons ATGCAGAAATTGGGTGATTACAAGCTGCCTCAGTTCTTCAATTATCCTCCCTACTTCAC GTTACAACCAGTAAGGGATACGCGTGAGAAGCAGATACAACTATGGAAGGAGCTTATTCTTGATTACTGTAGAACACAGAAGATCTTTGTAATTGGACTGGAAGAAGACTTTCCTCTTTTTTCAAATCCTGTGATTGAAA GATCTCTCAGTCATGAAGCCAGGGAAGCATTCCTCTCAATTTTGGTTTCAgatg GTCGTGCAGAATGGTTAGATAAAAGGCATAGGAAATGTCTAATCCTCTGGCACAGGATTCAAGAGTGGGCTAACATAATTCTGAACTTC GTAAAAGAAAATGGATTGGAGGACAGCGTTATGACTGTTGAGGAAATACGTTCTGGGATAGAATCAAGAGGAACAG AGCTTCACGGTATTGACCGCACAATTCTGATGCGAGCTCTAAAACTACTAGAACAGAAGGGTAAGCTTGCAATCTTCAAGGGGACTACAGCTGATGATGAGGGTGTGAAATTCTCCATCTGA